The Solibacillus sp. FSL R7-0682 genome includes a window with the following:
- a CDS encoding competence protein ComK, whose protein sequence is MTKNLHQISNYIASNSTFCLISHPHRSKVHTIISDKHGKVIYPNKPLKIIRNTCRLHGSSYEASNYNAKLFFGKSKHKLPIMVAYDFGDPCILFPLFSPHSSQNIWISLHAIVNINELGNETIVTFIDGSEERLPIHMKSFNHQYVRAAMYYKHLITKRNSKL, encoded by the coding sequence ATGACCAAAAATCTACATCAAATTTCTAATTATATTGCCTCTAATTCAACATTCTGTTTAATCTCTCACCCACATCGTAGCAAAGTGCATACAATCATCTCCGATAAGCATGGGAAAGTTATTTATCCTAATAAGCCTTTAAAAATAATTCGTAATACGTGTCGATTGCACGGGAGCTCCTACGAGGCAAGTAATTATAATGCGAAGCTGTTTTTCGGAAAAAGTAAGCATAAATTACCGATCATGGTTGCCTATGACTTCGGTGACCCCTGTATATTGTTCCCACTATTTTCACCACATTCATCACAAAACATTTGGATTTCACTTCACGCAATCGTTAATATTAATGAGCTTGGGAATGAAACCATCGTCACATTTATTGATGGCTCTGAAGAACGTCTACCTATCCATATGAAATCATTCAATCATCAGTACGTTCGCGCTGCCATGTATTATAAACATCTCATTACAAAACGTAACAGCAAATTATAA
- the uvrA gene encoding excinuclease ABC subunit UvrA → MKNTEIVVQGARAHNLKNIDVTIPRDKIVVVTGLSGSGKSSLAFDTIYAEGQRRYVESLSAYARQFLGQMDKPDVDTIEGLSPAISIDQKTTSRNPRSTVGTVTEIYDYLRLLFARIGKPYCPKHGIEITSQTIEQMVDRLMEYPERTKLQLLAPVIEGKKGTHVKLLEDLKKQGYVRIRLNGELRDLDDHIELDKNKKHTIEVVIDRVVVKEGVESRLSDSLESALRLAEGRVIVDVMEHEELLFSEHHACPHCGFSIGELEPRMFSFNSPFGACPTCDGLGSKSKADLDLVIPDWNRTLLDNAIAPWESVSSNYYPQMLAAVCAHYTIPMDVPVKDIPKDKMDKILYGSGKEKIHFEFTNDYGSMHKKDIEFEGVLPNIERRFKDSTSDYVREQMEKYMTEQPCHSCKGHRLKAETLAVKIKGQNISEATRHSIKEMYDFFSAVELTEKEKQIANLIIREVVERLKFLLDVGLNYLTLARAAGTLSGGEAQRIRLATQIGSRLTGVLYILDEPSIGLHQRDNDRLIATLENMRDLGNTLIIVEHDEDTMMAADHLIDIGPGAGVHGGQIIAQGTPKQVMKDKNSITGQYLSGKKFIPLPLERRKQDGRKLTIKGATENNLKNVSVDIPLGQFIAVTGVSGSGKSTLVNEILYKSLASKLNRAKVKPGAHKAIEGIEQLEKVIDVDQSPIGRTPRSNPATYIGVFDDIRDVFAMTNEAKVRGYKKGRFSFNVKGGRCEACRGDGIIKIEMHFLPDVYVPCEVCHGKRYNRETLEIRYKDKNIADILEMTVEDALEFFSNLPKIHRKLQTIVDVGLGYIKLGQPATTLSGGEAQRVKLASELHRRSNGKSFYILDEPTTGLHVDDISRLLLVLQRLVENGETVLVIEHNLDVIKTVDHIIDLGPEGGDGGGTLLATGTPEEIAEVKESYTGRYLKPILERDRERMLSKIDEAKKK, encoded by the coding sequence GTGAAAAATACAGAAATTGTTGTACAAGGTGCTAGAGCACATAATTTAAAAAATATCGATGTCACAATTCCACGAGACAAAATTGTTGTTGTGACAGGCCTTTCTGGGTCAGGGAAATCTTCATTAGCGTTTGATACGATTTATGCGGAGGGACAACGCCGTTATGTGGAATCGTTGTCAGCCTATGCACGTCAATTTTTAGGGCAAATGGATAAACCGGATGTCGATACGATTGAAGGTTTATCACCAGCCATTTCCATTGATCAAAAAACGACGAGTCGTAACCCACGTTCAACAGTTGGAACGGTTACAGAAATTTATGATTACTTACGTTTATTGTTTGCGCGGATTGGGAAACCATATTGTCCGAAGCACGGTATTGAAATTACTTCTCAAACGATTGAGCAAATGGTAGACCGTTTAATGGAATACCCCGAGCGTACGAAATTGCAGCTATTAGCACCGGTCATTGAAGGAAAAAAAGGTACGCATGTAAAGTTACTTGAAGATTTAAAAAAGCAAGGCTATGTGCGTATTCGATTAAATGGTGAGCTCCGCGATTTAGATGATCATATCGAGTTAGATAAAAACAAAAAGCATACGATTGAAGTAGTCATTGACCGTGTAGTAGTCAAAGAAGGCGTTGAATCTCGTTTAAGTGATTCATTAGAGTCTGCATTAAGATTAGCAGAAGGCCGGGTAATCGTGGATGTAATGGAACATGAGGAACTATTATTTAGTGAACATCATGCTTGTCCTCATTGTGGCTTTTCGATTGGAGAGCTAGAGCCTCGCATGTTTTCATTCAATAGTCCATTTGGAGCTTGTCCAACATGTGACGGGTTAGGTAGTAAATCGAAGGCTGACCTAGATTTAGTTATTCCAGATTGGAATCGAACGTTATTAGACAACGCCATTGCACCGTGGGAATCTGTTTCATCGAACTATTATCCACAAATGCTTGCGGCGGTTTGTGCTCATTATACAATTCCGATGGATGTGCCGGTAAAAGATATTCCGAAGGACAAGATGGATAAAATTTTATATGGCTCTGGCAAAGAAAAGATTCATTTTGAGTTTACGAATGATTATGGAAGTATGCATAAAAAGGACATTGAATTTGAAGGGGTACTCCCAAATATTGAGCGCCGATTTAAAGATTCAACATCTGATTATGTACGCGAGCAAATGGAAAAATATATGACAGAGCAACCTTGTCATTCGTGTAAGGGACACCGTTTAAAGGCCGAAACGTTAGCGGTAAAAATAAAAGGGCAAAATATTTCAGAAGCAACACGCCATTCGATAAAGGAAATGTATGATTTCTTTAGCGCAGTGGAGTTAACGGAAAAGGAAAAGCAAATTGCGAACTTAATAATACGTGAAGTCGTGGAACGCTTGAAATTTTTACTAGATGTTGGATTAAATTATTTAACATTAGCGCGCGCTGCTGGTACTTTATCGGGTGGTGAAGCACAGCGTATTCGACTAGCTACGCAAATTGGCTCTCGCTTAACAGGTGTCCTATATATTTTGGACGAACCATCAATTGGTTTACATCAACGGGATAATGATCGCTTAATTGCAACGCTTGAAAATATGCGTGATTTAGGCAATACGTTAATTATCGTTGAGCATGATGAAGATACAATGATGGCAGCAGATCATTTAATCGATATCGGCCCGGGTGCAGGGGTACACGGTGGTCAAATTATTGCACAAGGTACACCGAAGCAGGTCATGAAAGATAAAAATTCCATTACAGGGCAATATTTAAGTGGAAAGAAATTTATTCCCCTTCCTCTTGAGCGTCGTAAACAAGATGGTCGTAAATTGACGATTAAAGGAGCGACCGAAAATAATTTAAAAAATGTTTCGGTAGATATTCCGTTAGGTCAGTTTATTGCCGTAACAGGTGTGTCAGGATCGGGGAAATCAACGCTTGTAAATGAAATTTTATATAAATCACTCGCATCGAAATTAAATCGTGCGAAAGTGAAGCCTGGTGCCCATAAAGCAATTGAAGGAATCGAACAGCTTGAAAAGGTAATCGATGTCGATCAATCACCAATAGGTCGTACACCTCGTTCGAATCCGGCTACTTATATTGGCGTATTTGATGATATCCGTGATGTATTTGCAATGACCAATGAAGCGAAAGTGCGCGGCTACAAAAAAGGACGCTTTTCATTCAACGTTAAAGGTGGGCGTTGTGAAGCCTGCCGTGGTGACGGGATTATAAAAATAGAAATGCATTTCTTACCAGATGTGTATGTGCCGTGCGAGGTATGTCATGGAAAACGATACAATCGAGAAACACTAGAAATTCGTTATAAAGATAAAAATATTGCAGATATTTTAGAAATGACCGTAGAAGATGCACTTGAGTTTTTCAGCAATCTACCAAAAATTCACCGCAAATTACAAACGATTGTGGATGTAGGGCTAGGTTATATTAAACTTGGACAACCAGCGACAACCTTATCTGGTGGGGAAGCACAACGTGTAAAATTAGCATCAGAATTACATCGTCGTTCAAACGGAAAATCATTCTATATTTTAGATGAACCGACAACTGGCTTACACGTAGATGATATATCTCGTTTACTACTCGTACTACAACGTTTAGTAGAAAATGGAGAGACTGTGCTAGTCATTGAACATAATTTGGATGTAATTAAAACTGTGGATCATATTATTGATTTAGGACCAGAAGGTGGAGATGGTGGCGGTACATTACTTGCGACAGGAACGCCAGAAGAAATTGCAGAAGTAAAAGAAAGCTACACAGGCCGCTATTTGAAGCCGATTTTAGAGCGTGACCGTGAACGAATGTTATCAAAGATTGATGAAGCAAAAAAGAAATAA
- the uvrB gene encoding excinuclease ABC subunit UvrB: protein MTETFQIQSAYKPAGDQPEAIKELVQGVKDGKQHQTLLGATGTGKTFTISNVIKEVNKPTLVMAHNKTLAGQLYSEFKEFFPDNAVEYFVSYYDYFQPEAYVPQTDTYIEKDSSINDEIDKLRHSATTALFERQDVIIIASVSCIYGLGNPEEYREMVVSIRTGMEMERNELLRKLVDIQYERNDINFTRGTFRVRGDVVEIFPASRDEHCIRVEFFGDEIDRIREVDALTGEILGERNHVAIFPASHFVTREEKMKIAIENIEKELQERLEKLRAEDRLLEAQRLEQRTNYDLEMMREMGFCSGIENYSRHLTLREAGATPYTLLDYFPDDFLLVVDESHVTLPQVRGMYNGDQARKGVLVEHGFRLPSALDNRPLTFDEFLSKVGQAIYVSATPGPYELEHTPEMVEQIIRPTGLLDPTIDVRPIEGQIDDLIDEIHERIRKNERVLVTTLTKKMSEDLSSYLKEMGLKVEYLHSEIKTLERIEIIRELRKGTYDVLIGINLLREGLDIPEVSLVAILDADKEGFLRSERSLIQTIGRAARNSNGHVIMYANNMTDSMTKAISETKRRREIQMTYNEQHGITPKTIIKKIPDIIRATQAAEEEEKYITKVTGGKKLTKKELEKLVETLQLEMKEAAKALDFERAAELRDMIFELKAEG, encoded by the coding sequence ATGACAGAAACTTTTCAGATTCAGTCCGCCTATAAGCCAGCTGGAGATCAGCCCGAAGCGATAAAAGAGCTCGTGCAAGGTGTGAAGGATGGCAAGCAGCATCAAACATTACTAGGTGCGACAGGAACAGGTAAAACCTTTACAATTTCAAACGTTATAAAGGAAGTAAACAAACCAACACTAGTTATGGCACATAACAAAACATTGGCTGGACAATTATATAGTGAGTTCAAGGAATTTTTCCCAGATAATGCTGTGGAATACTTTGTGAGTTACTATGATTATTTCCAACCAGAAGCATATGTGCCACAAACTGATACGTACATCGAAAAAGATTCGAGCATTAATGATGAAATTGATAAGCTGCGCCATTCTGCAACGACGGCATTATTTGAACGACAGGATGTGATTATCATTGCGTCTGTATCGTGTATTTATGGCCTCGGTAATCCAGAAGAATACCGTGAAATGGTCGTGTCAATTCGGACTGGTATGGAAATGGAGCGTAATGAGTTGTTACGAAAATTAGTAGATATACAATATGAACGAAATGATATTAATTTTACGCGCGGAACATTTCGTGTACGCGGTGATGTTGTCGAAATTTTCCCGGCATCACGTGATGAGCACTGCATTCGTGTTGAATTTTTCGGAGATGAAATAGATCGTATCCGAGAGGTAGATGCGTTAACAGGGGAAATTTTAGGAGAGCGCAATCACGTAGCCATTTTCCCAGCATCCCACTTCGTAACACGTGAAGAGAAAATGAAAATTGCGATTGAAAATATAGAAAAAGAATTACAGGAACGTCTAGAAAAGCTGCGAGCTGAGGATCGTTTATTAGAGGCGCAGCGCTTAGAACAACGCACAAATTATGATTTAGAAATGATGCGGGAAATGGGCTTTTGCTCAGGTATCGAAAACTATTCACGTCATTTAACGTTGCGTGAAGCAGGGGCAACTCCTTATACATTGCTTGATTATTTCCCAGATGATTTTTTATTAGTAGTCGATGAGAGTCACGTAACATTACCGCAAGTACGTGGGATGTATAATGGGGATCAGGCTCGAAAAGGGGTATTAGTGGAGCATGGCTTCCGTTTACCTTCTGCGCTTGATAACCGGCCGTTAACCTTTGATGAGTTCCTATCAAAAGTTGGACAGGCAATTTATGTTTCGGCAACGCCAGGTCCGTATGAATTGGAGCATACGCCAGAAATGGTAGAGCAAATTATTCGTCCGACGGGTCTTCTGGATCCAACAATTGATGTGCGCCCGATTGAAGGACAAATTGACGACTTAATAGATGAAATTCATGAGCGTATTCGCAAAAATGAACGTGTGCTTGTAACGACATTAACGAAAAAAATGTCAGAAGATTTGTCGAGTTACTTAAAGGAAATGGGCTTGAAAGTGGAATATTTGCATTCAGAAATTAAAACACTTGAACGGATCGAAATTATTCGGGAACTACGAAAAGGGACGTATGACGTGCTTATCGGTATTAACTTATTACGTGAAGGCTTAGACATTCCAGAAGTGTCCCTTGTAGCGATATTAGATGCAGATAAAGAAGGCTTCCTACGTTCGGAGCGTTCGTTAATTCAAACGATAGGACGAGCAGCCCGTAATTCGAACGGTCATGTGATTATGTATGCGAATAATATGACAGATTCGATGACGAAGGCCATTTCTGAAACGAAACGTCGTCGCGAAATTCAAATGACCTATAACGAACAACATGGAATTACACCGAAAACAATCATTAAGAAAATTCCAGATATTATACGCGCGACACAAGCAGCGGAAGAGGAAGAGAAATATATTACAAAAGTGACAGGTGGTAAGAAGCTGACGAAGAAAGAGCTTGAAAAACTTGTCGAAACATTACAGCTTGAAATGAAGGAAGCTGCTAAAGCATTAGACTTTGAACGCGCGGCAGAATTACGTGACATGATATTTGAATTGAAAGCAGAAGGGTGA
- a CDS encoding IDEAL domain-containing protein, which produces MDKYYSYTDFLKAVGQQSADNQAEKLLNEIYLDLFLNRLQRMYRIEQLKILIDTSLDQKDEHQFIAYTSELKELLQATIT; this is translated from the coding sequence ATGGATAAATATTATTCGTATACAGACTTTTTGAAAGCAGTAGGACAACAGTCAGCTGATAATCAAGCGGAAAAGTTATTGAATGAGATTTATTTAGACTTGTTTTTAAATCGTTTACAGCGCATGTACCGTATTGAACAGTTAAAAATATTGATCGATACATCTTTAGATCAAAAGGACGAACACCAATTTATCGCTTATACATCGGAGCTGAAAGAATTGCTCCAAGCGACAATAACTTGA
- the prfB gene encoding peptide chain release factor 2 (programmed frameshift), translating into MELADVRNALENTATKLADFRGSLDLENKEARIQELDEMMLVPNFWNDQQGAQTIINESNGIKAVVNEYNDLISTQENLEMTLELLREEPDAELQEELGNELVDFQQKMADFELQMLLSEPYDKNNAILELHPGAGGTESQDWGSMLLRMYTRWAEKRGFKVTTIDYLPGDEAGIKSVTLQISGHNAYGYLKAEKGVHRLVRISPFDSSGRRHTSFVSCEVMPEFNEEIEIDVRTEDLKVDTYRATGAGGQHINTTDSAVRITHIPTGVVVQCQSERSQIKNRDAAMKMLKSKLYQLEIEKQQAQLDEIRGEQKEIGWGSQIRSYVFHPYSMVKDHRTNSETGNVGAVMDGDLDMFITAYLRSKISY; encoded by the exons ATGGAATTAGCAGATGTGCGTAATGCACTTGAAAATACAGCTACAAAACTAGCGGACTTTAGGGGGTCTCTT GACTTAGAAAATAAAGAGGCACGTATTCAAGAATTAGACGAAATGATGCTTGTGCCAAACTTTTGGAATGACCAGCAAGGCGCTCAAACAATCATTAACGAAAGCAACGGAATTAAAGCGGTTGTGAATGAATACAATGATTTAATTTCAACACAAGAGAATTTAGAAATGACACTAGAGCTTTTACGTGAAGAGCCTGATGCAGAACTACAAGAAGAGTTAGGAAATGAACTAGTTGACTTCCAACAGAAGATGGCGGATTTTGAGCTTCAAATGCTCTTGTCTGAGCCATATGATAAAAACAATGCGATTTTAGAGTTACATCCAGGTGCTGGTGGAACGGAGTCTCAAGACTGGGGTTCGATGCTGTTACGTATGTATACGCGCTGGGCAGAAAAGCGTGGCTTTAAAGTAACAACAATTGATTATTTACCTGGTGATGAAGCAGGGATTAAATCTGTAACATTACAAATTTCTGGTCATAACGCATACGGTTATTTAAAAGCAGAAAAAGGGGTACATCGTTTAGTACGTATTTCGCCGTTTGATTCATCAGGCCGTCGTCATACATCGTTCGTTTCTTGTGAGGTTATGCCGGAATTTAATGAGGAAATCGAAATTGACGTACGAACAGAGGACTTAAAAGTGGATACGTATCGTGCAACAGGGGCGGGTGGTCAGCACATTAATACGACAGACTCGGCTGTTCGTATTACACATATCCCAACTGGTGTTGTTGTACAATGTCAATCCGAGCGTTCGCAAATTAAAAACCGTGATGCTGCGATGAAAATGTTAAAATCAAAGCTATATCAATTAGAAATTGAAAAGCAACAAGCACAATTAGATGAAATTCGTGGTGAGCAAAAGGAAATTGGCTGGGGCTCTCAAATTCGTTCCTATGTTTTCCATCCATATTCAATGGTAAAAGACCATCGAACAAATTCTGAAACAGGGAATGTTGGTGCAGTAATGGATGGCGATTTAGACATGTTTATTACAGCTTATTTACGTTCAAAAATTTCATATTAA
- a CDS encoding DUF4097 family beta strand repeat-containing protein, translated as MQDERKRILQLVENGTITAEEAIGLLEKLSSQKESTPTPASPILEKKQEEAPPTTEEVHKAEPFFEEKKEKRKTTGFEDIFGKSFNDKEINKKMDEFMNDLKTDLSQFSTRMAGLMGATLSKLKDLDIDTPFGEKIEFTKTFAYQEVEVNGIELDIANGKVEVVKAQDSLVTIDIRVRTQPKGTEEETIEQVTQSLVSLKEQKLLVQSTNKFAQLKVQLAIPEKHYDVFIARLLNGGITIENLDAKLIKAKTYNGVIRLENTTFDHAELQTSNGAVEARNVTGDDLEVETANGRIYIDGSLKEVEAESVNGHVVVTTSSAEAHKIKASAVAGSVELYVPKTVAIEGQIFSNFGKADVGLSDANVYEEEEQFLLKSVRFTKELAEAKLLKLVGESRTGTVLVRYTTKE; from the coding sequence ATGCAAGATGAACGTAAACGTATTTTACAATTAGTTGAAAACGGTACTATTACAGCAGAAGAAGCCATTGGGTTACTTGAAAAGCTTTCTTCACAAAAGGAATCCACGCCAACACCAGCTTCACCAATATTGGAGAAGAAGCAAGAAGAGGCACCACCTACAACTGAAGAGGTGCATAAGGCAGAGCCATTTTTTGAAGAAAAGAAAGAAAAACGTAAAACAACAGGATTTGAAGATATTTTCGGCAAGTCATTTAATGATAAAGAAATTAACAAAAAAATGGACGAGTTTATGAATGACCTTAAGACGGATCTTTCTCAATTTAGTACACGAATGGCTGGGCTAATGGGTGCAACGTTATCAAAGCTAAAGGATTTAGATATTGATACACCATTCGGTGAAAAAATAGAATTTACTAAAACATTTGCTTACCAAGAAGTTGAAGTAAATGGAATTGAGCTAGACATTGCAAACGGTAAAGTGGAGGTTGTAAAAGCACAGGACAGCTTAGTAACTATCGATATCCGTGTCAGAACACAACCTAAAGGTACGGAAGAAGAAACAATTGAACAAGTGACACAAAGCTTAGTTTCATTAAAAGAGCAAAAATTACTTGTTCAATCGACGAATAAATTTGCCCAATTAAAAGTACAGCTTGCAATTCCTGAAAAGCATTATGATGTGTTTATTGCTCGCTTATTAAATGGTGGCATCACAATTGAAAACCTTGATGCAAAATTAATTAAAGCGAAAACATATAATGGGGTCATTCGATTAGAAAATACGACATTCGATCATGCTGAATTACAAACGAGTAATGGTGCAGTTGAAGCACGTAATGTAACAGGTGACGATCTTGAAGTAGAAACGGCAAATGGTCGTATTTACATTGATGGCTCTTTAAAGGAAGTAGAGGCCGAATCGGTGAATGGTCACGTTGTTGTTACAACTTCTAGCGCTGAAGCACATAAAATTAAAGCGAGTGCGGTTGCCGGTTCAGTAGAATTATACGTTCCAAAAACGGTCGCAATCGAAGGACAAATTTTCTCGAACTTTGGTAAAGCAGATGTTGGCTTAAGTGATGCCAATGTTTATGAGGAAGAAGAGCAATTCTTATTAAAATCAGTACGCTTTACTAAAGAATTAGCGGAAGCAAAACTATTAAAATTAGTTGGCGAATCCCGAACAGGAACAGTTTTAGTGCGTTATACGACAAAGGAATAA
- the ftsE gene encoding cell division ATP-binding protein FtsE has protein sequence MIQMDNVVKKYPNGVVASNGITVEIKKGEFVYVVGPSGAGKSTFIKLMYREEKPTSGDVIINGINLRTLKNNRVPHLRRQLGVVFQDFKLLPRLTVYENVAFAMEVIEEQPKVIRKRVMEVLELVGLKHKVRMFPNELSGGEQQRVSIARSIVNRPKVMIADEPTGNLDPDTSWEIMNIFEEINRQGTTIVMATHNREIVNTIRKRVIAIEGGMIVRDEYGGDYGYEG, from the coding sequence ATGATTCAAATGGATAATGTGGTGAAAAAGTATCCAAATGGTGTTGTTGCATCAAATGGTATTACTGTTGAAATAAAGAAGGGCGAATTTGTTTACGTTGTCGGTCCAAGTGGTGCAGGAAAATCGACATTTATTAAATTAATGTACCGTGAAGAAAAACCAACTTCAGGGGATGTCATTATTAATGGCATTAATTTACGTACATTAAAAAATAATCGAGTACCTCATTTGCGTCGTCAGCTAGGTGTCGTTTTCCAAGACTTTAAGCTTTTACCACGCTTAACAGTTTATGAAAATGTAGCCTTCGCAATGGAAGTAATTGAAGAGCAGCCAAAAGTAATTCGAAAACGCGTAATGGAAGTTTTAGAGCTTGTCGGATTAAAGCATAAAGTTCGCATGTTTCCGAATGAATTATCTGGCGGTGAGCAACAGCGTGTGTCAATTGCGCGATCAATTGTAAATCGTCCAAAGGTGATGATTGCAGATGAACCAACAGGAAATTTAGACCCAGACACTTCTTGGGAGATTATGAATATTTTTGAAGAAATTAATCGTCAAGGTACGACGATTGTTATGGCAACTCATAACCGTGAAATTGTTAATACCATTCGAAAGCGTGTTATCGCCATTGAAGGCGGCATGATTGTCCGTGATGAATACGGAGGTGACTACGGCTATGAAGGGTAG